The following is a genomic window from Coriobacteriaceae bacterium.
GCTCAGTCTGCAGAAAGTTTCCGCAAAAGCTCACGCGGTGCAGTGGACAAAGTCCATGTTTGCGAATGGCCTCGATATGCTCGGGGCTTGCATAGCCCTTCGACTCGGCCAGATGGTACTCGGGATACTCGGCGTCGTACTCGACCATCATCTCGTCACGCGTGACCTTGGCCATGATGGACGCCGCGGCGATGCAGGCGATTTTGGCATCACCCTTCACCACGTCGCGCTCGTTGGGAACGGCGCCCAAGGGGTTACCGTCCATAAGCACGCAATCGGGCTCGAGCCCCGTATCGGCCACGGCGCCCGCGACAGCGGCTCGAATGGCGCGGGCCATGCCCATCTCATCGATATCCTTAGGCGCGATATGGCAAAAACCAATTGCCGTCGCCACCTCGGCAATCTTCACTGAGAGCAACTCGCGGCGCGCCGGCGTGAGCTTTTTGGAATCGTTGATGCCCCAGACGCGCGGCTCCATAGGAAGGCAGACAGCGCATACCGTCAAAGGACCGGCCACCGATCCGCGACCCACCTCGTCGACACCAACGACTACCCCATCGCCGCCAAGCTCATGCATAAGCTCGTACATGTCATTGACGCGCTCGCGCTCGGCAAGTTCCTTGGCATGGCGCTTAAGAGCACGCTCGCAAGCCTTGATCACCTGTTGGCGCGGGTCCTCGCGATAATGCTCCACGAGGGCGGGGATCTCCTCAAACGTAGCGCTCGCCAACTCACCGGCAACCTGCGATGCCGAAACCGAGCTCGTCATATTGGCCATACCAGGCCCTCCTTGCATGCAAATCAGATAAAAAGAAGGGCCACCCGAAGGTGACCCTTGTGTCCAAACGAGTGGACAGACGCTGCGATCTTCTTAGCGCTTCTCGGGGATGCGAGCAGCCTTGCCCACCTTGTCGCGGAGGTAGTACAGCTTGGCGCGACGGACGCGACCATGACGGACGACCTCGAGCTTGGCGATCTTGGGGCTGTGAAGCGGGAAGGTACGCTCAACACCGACACCGAAGGACATCTTGCGGACGGTGAAGGTCTCGCGGGCACCGGCGCCGGCCATGCGGATGACGTCGCCCTGGAAGACCTGAATGCGCTCGCGGTCGCCTTCCTTAATGCGGTAGTGAACCTTGACGTTGTCGGCGACGCGAACCTGAGGAATGTCCTCGCGGATCTGCTGACGCTCGATTGCGCGGATGTAATCCATGTGCAATTCCTTACTCTTCTAGAGGTGCCGTACCACCTTGGCCGGCACGTAGTTGAACAAACGTATTCGAGTATACACGCGCGGGTTTCTGCTGCAAGAACATTTTTTTACGCAGACAAAAAGACAAAACCCGCACATGATAACCGCCCGCCTCACGAATGAGACGGGCGGTATGAAGGGGCGCTACGCTAGGCGTCGATGCGCAGGGGGCTAGGCGGAACGCTTGGCCTCGAGCTTGGCCTGAGCGGCAGCCAGGCGCGCGAGGGGCACGCGATAGGGCGAGCAGGACACGTAGTCCACGTCGGCCACGTTAAACAGGCCCTTGATGGACTTGGGGTCGCCGCCGTGCTCGCCGCACACGCCAAAGTGCATGTCGGGATTGGTGGCGCGGCCCTTCTCGACGGCCAAGCGCACGAGCTCCAGCACCGCCGCGTCGATGGTCTCGAAGGGGTTGTCTTTCAGGATCTTTTTATGCATGTACAGCGGGATGAACTTGGCCTCGGCGTCATCGCGCGAGAAGCCAAAGGTCGTCTGGGTGAGGTCGTTGGTGCCAAAGCAGAAGAAGTCGGCATGATGGGCGATC
Proteins encoded in this region:
- the rplS gene encoding 50S ribosomal protein L19; the encoded protein is MDYIRAIERQQIREDIPQVRVADNVKVHYRIKEGDRERIQVFQGDVIRMAGAGARETFTVRKMSFGVGVERTFPLHSPKIAKLEVVRHGRVRRAKLYYLRDKVGKAARIPEKR
- a CDS encoding ribonuclease HII yields the protein MANMTSSVSASQVAGELASATFEEIPALVEHYREDPRQQVIKACERALKRHAKELAERERVNDMYELMHELGGDGVVVGVDEVGRGSVAGPLTVCAVCLPMEPRVWGINDSKKLTPARRELLSVKIAEVATAIGFCHIAPKDIDEMGMARAIRAAVAGAVADTGLEPDCVLMDGNPLGAVPNERDVVKGDAKIACIAAASIMAKVTRDEMMVEYDAEYPEYHLAESKGYASPEHIEAIRKHGLCPLHRVSFCGNFLQTERLF